In Schlegelella aquatica, one DNA window encodes the following:
- a CDS encoding heavy-metal-associated domain-containing protein: MNQVFEVQGMSCGHCVRAVTQAVQKLDGQARVEVDLARGRVTVDTGAAREAVVQAIESEGYRVRPASPQ; this comes from the coding sequence ATGAACCAGGTGTTTGAAGTGCAAGGCATGAGCTGCGGTCACTGCGTGCGCGCCGTGACGCAGGCGGTACAGAAGCTCGATGGCCAGGCGCGCGTGGAGGTGGACCTCGCCCGCGGCCGGGTGACGGTGGACACCGGCGCGGCCCGCGAAGCGGTGGTGCAGGCGATCGAGTCGGAGGGCTACCGGGTACGGCCCGCCAGCCCCCAGTGA
- a CDS encoding putative bifunctional diguanylate cyclase/phosphodiesterase, whose amino-acid sequence MKPSLDRDQGGRERHDPLLALHERVHLLLQVFNGTREGVLITDSHSRVLEVNDAFVEITGYARDAVLGQTPSLLSSGRHDPSFYSQMWKSLKETGRWQGEIWNRRASGEVYAEWLRILSVAGDDGQPTHYIGIFSDITAQKRDQELLDRLAHYDALTGLPNRRLMGERLATVMERARRHGQKVAVCVFDLDGFHEINGRFGHEAGDRCLVQLADRMQGVLRTGDTLARIGGDEFALLLGEVKGRADVDTVLRRVVSTLAPPYPLPEPLALSVSIGVSLYPDDTSSPDHLFVLANEAMHRARQRGGSRTAYAADADELVVHDDQTAALQAALVGGQLRLYFQPKVRAADGRLDGAEVLLRWHHPEHGVLLPGQFLPAVEGTPLQVDLDLWVLRTAARQLAAWESAGVDLTVCVNVSAATLGRTGFPAVLSQALAEAGVQCASRLELEVLESEALADLATSADVMQACVRLGIGFALDDFGTGYSSLLYLRRLPVRTLKIDRSFVRRMLDDDGDRHIVRAVVALAHAFGVTTVAEGVETEAIGSALRELGCDLLQGYAIARPMPAEDFERWIACRNRAGSA is encoded by the coding sequence GTGAAACCATCGCTAGACAGGGATCAAGGCGGGCGGGAACGCCACGATCCGCTGCTGGCCTTGCATGAGCGGGTGCACTTGCTGCTGCAGGTGTTCAACGGCACGCGGGAAGGGGTGCTCATCACCGATTCGCACTCGCGCGTGCTGGAGGTCAACGACGCGTTCGTCGAGATCACCGGCTATGCGCGCGACGCAGTGCTCGGCCAAACGCCCTCGTTGCTGTCTTCCGGGCGGCACGACCCGTCGTTCTATTCGCAGATGTGGAAGAGCCTGAAGGAGACGGGGCGCTGGCAGGGCGAGATTTGGAACCGCCGTGCCAGCGGTGAGGTGTATGCCGAGTGGCTGCGCATTCTGTCGGTGGCCGGCGACGACGGACAGCCGACGCACTACATCGGCATCTTCAGCGACATCACGGCGCAAAAGCGCGACCAGGAGCTGCTGGACCGGCTCGCCCACTACGATGCGCTCACCGGGCTGCCGAACCGGCGGCTGATGGGCGAGCGGCTGGCCACCGTGATGGAGCGCGCGCGCCGCCACGGCCAGAAGGTGGCCGTGTGCGTGTTCGACCTCGACGGCTTCCACGAGATCAACGGACGCTTCGGGCACGAGGCGGGCGACCGCTGCCTGGTGCAGCTGGCCGACCGCATGCAAGGCGTGCTGCGCACCGGCGACACCCTCGCGCGCATCGGGGGCGACGAGTTCGCGTTGCTGCTGGGCGAGGTGAAGGGTCGCGCCGACGTGGATACGGTCCTGCGCCGGGTGGTGTCCACGCTCGCGCCGCCCTATCCGCTGCCCGAACCCCTGGCTTTGTCGGTCAGCATCGGCGTGTCCCTCTACCCCGACGACACCAGCAGTCCCGACCATCTCTTCGTGCTCGCCAACGAGGCGATGCATCGGGCCAGGCAGCGCGGTGGCAGCCGCACCGCCTATGCGGCCGACGCCGACGAGCTCGTCGTGCACGACGACCAGACGGCGGCCCTGCAAGCGGCGCTCGTGGGTGGCCAGTTGCGGCTGTACTTCCAGCCCAAAGTGCGCGCGGCCGACGGCCGGCTGGATGGCGCCGAGGTGCTGCTGCGTTGGCATCACCCCGAGCACGGGGTACTGTTGCCCGGCCAGTTCCTGCCAGCGGTGGAGGGCACGCCGCTGCAGGTGGACCTCGACCTGTGGGTGCTGCGCACCGCGGCCCGCCAGCTGGCGGCCTGGGAGTCGGCCGGGGTGGACCTCACGGTGTGCGTGAACGTGAGCGCGGCCACGCTGGGGCGCACCGGCTTTCCCGCGGTGCTCTCGCAGGCGCTCGCCGAGGCGGGGGTGCAGTGCGCCTCGCGGCTGGAGCTCGAAGTGCTGGAGAGCGAGGCCCTGGCCGATCTGGCCACCTCGGCGGATGTGATGCAGGCCTGTGTGCGGCTGGGCATCGGCTTCGCGCTCGACGATTTCGGGACGGGGTATTCCTCGCTGCTGTACCTGCGGCGCCTGCCGGTGCGCACGCTCAAGATCGATCGCAGCTTCGTGCGGCGCATGCTCGATGACGACGGCGACCGGCACATCGTGCGCGCCGTCGTGGCCTTGGCCCACGCCTTCGGCGTCACGACCGTGGCCGAGGGAGTGGAGACCGAGGCGATCGGCAGTGCGTTGCGGGAGCTCGGCTGTGACCTGCTGCAAGGCTACGCGATTGCCCGGCCGATGCCGGCCGAGGACTTCGAGCGCTGGATCGCCTGCCGCAACCGCGCCGGCTCGGCCTGA